In Hyphomicrobiaceae bacterium, the following are encoded in one genomic region:
- a CDS encoding fumarylacetoacetate hydrolase family protein, which translates to MKLVRFGELGAEKPGIVDGTGKIRDLSAHVPDFTGQHLSPAALDAIRKIDVTALPVVPEGVRLGAPVAGTRTFIAIGLNYADHAKETGQEIPTEPILFNKAASCICGPFDNVMNPKNSDRMDWECEIAFVIGTRARYVTAADAVRYIAGYTICNDVSERRWQMKRNGQWVKGKSAETFGPLGPWLVTTDELPDPHSLAMSLDINGVSKQRGSTSTMIFKIPELLAYVTEFMVLEPGDVITTGTPPGVGAARKPPEYLKPGDVMTLKIEKLGEQRQLVVPFKA; encoded by the coding sequence ATGAAACTGGTTCGATTTGGTGAGCTTGGCGCCGAAAAGCCGGGCATCGTCGATGGCACGGGAAAGATCCGCGACCTGTCTGCTCATGTTCCCGACTTCACGGGACAGCATTTGAGCCCGGCAGCCCTCGATGCGATCCGCAAGATCGATGTCACTGCACTTCCCGTTGTGCCTGAAGGTGTCCGCCTTGGCGCACCCGTCGCGGGCACACGCACTTTCATCGCGATCGGATTGAATTATGCCGACCACGCGAAGGAGACCGGGCAAGAGATCCCCACTGAACCGATCCTGTTCAATAAGGCGGCGAGCTGCATTTGCGGGCCGTTCGACAACGTGATGAACCCGAAGAATTCCGATCGAATGGATTGGGAGTGCGAGATCGCCTTCGTGATCGGAACACGCGCGCGTTACGTGACCGCCGCCGATGCGGTTAGGTACATCGCGGGCTACACCATCTGCAACGACGTGTCGGAGCGCCGCTGGCAGATGAAGCGCAACGGCCAATGGGTGAAAGGCAAATCAGCCGAAACTTTCGGTCCGTTGGGGCCTTGGCTCGTCACAACCGACGAACTGCCCGATCCCCACAGTCTTGCCATGTCGCTGGACATCAACGGGGTCTCCAAGCAGCGCGGATCGACCTCAACGATGATCTTCAAGATCCCTGAGTTGCTCGCCTACGTGACAGAGTTCATGGTGCTGGAGCCTGGCGACGTCATTACCACAGGTACGCCTCCGGGCGTAGGCGCCGCCCGCAAGCCGCCGGAATATCTGAAACCGGGAGACGTGATGACCTTGAAGATTGAGAAGCTCGGCGAGCAGCGCCAGCTGGTTGTCCCGTTTAAGGCCTGA
- a CDS encoding DUF1800 domain-containing protein, which translates to MRFLIKAAAPLALLICMSLNATAADTCTGGDDWIDDLTPITAADWNEGRAAHLIERAGFGETPSGVAELAKRDPADLVHELTAPQEVDNSQLQPFDESGIWEEGLDPFPPSRPAVTDLAKEKGEALGVKVKPEGNRRLQPVVNRFFYWLRASKLETERLGFWWANRMLTTHRPLEEKMALFWHGHFATSEDKVRDYRKMLKQVTLFQQNGLGDFRTLLVGVAQDPAMLAFLDAGVNVKGAPNENFAREIMELFTMGVGNYSESDIREGARAFTGWNFKGTKFVVNDAQHDGGEKSFLGQKGNFDGVDIIDIILKQPATADFVAAKIYRYFVRDDISPETRTKLGAVLRDNNYQIAPLLNTIFLSRDFYSSASCGGHIKSPVELLISTYKKLGQSAVPGVPDFYDTTTALGQTLFWPPTVAGWAQGRSWITPGLLIERGNFARDVVFPDVGFIPPDRYPGAVYQILSVSEKTAQGVDISSATAPDDKDLMSMSNMNADRDEDFNTRYASYRGWQEALERVKPLPRATAQLNLTRLVLDSKTPLKTPEDVVGFFVARMFIVPPSEKAQKRLAKFLEGELGTSNIADAQTYMEESLRMLMHALLSLPEYQLG; encoded by the coding sequence ATGAGATTCTTAATCAAGGCAGCAGCGCCACTTGCCCTGCTGATCTGCATGAGCCTGAACGCGACGGCTGCGGATACCTGCACTGGTGGCGATGATTGGATCGATGACCTCACACCGATTACGGCCGCTGATTGGAACGAAGGCAGAGCGGCCCACCTCATCGAACGCGCAGGCTTCGGCGAAACTCCCAGTGGAGTGGCCGAGCTGGCGAAACGAGACCCTGCAGACCTCGTCCATGAACTGACTGCACCGCAAGAAGTCGACAACTCTCAGCTTCAGCCCTTCGATGAGTCCGGCATTTGGGAGGAAGGCCTTGATCCGTTCCCACCGAGCCGCCCCGCCGTCACGGACCTCGCGAAAGAGAAAGGCGAGGCTCTGGGTGTCAAGGTCAAGCCCGAGGGCAATCGCCGCTTACAGCCCGTCGTCAATCGCTTCTTCTACTGGCTGCGAGCCTCCAAGCTCGAAACAGAGCGGCTTGGATTCTGGTGGGCCAACCGTATGCTCACGACCCATCGACCCCTTGAAGAGAAAATGGCGTTGTTCTGGCACGGCCACTTTGCAACCAGCGAAGACAAGGTGCGTGACTATCGCAAGATGCTCAAGCAGGTCACGCTGTTCCAGCAGAATGGACTTGGCGATTTCCGTACACTTCTCGTCGGTGTAGCCCAGGATCCGGCCATGCTCGCATTCCTGGATGCTGGCGTGAACGTGAAAGGCGCGCCCAACGAAAACTTCGCCCGCGAAATCATGGAACTGTTCACCATGGGCGTCGGCAACTACAGCGAATCCGACATCCGGGAGGGCGCCCGAGCCTTCACAGGCTGGAATTTCAAAGGCACGAAGTTCGTCGTAAACGACGCTCAGCATGATGGCGGTGAAAAGTCTTTCTTGGGCCAGAAAGGAAACTTTGACGGCGTCGACATTATCGACATCATCCTGAAGCAACCCGCTACGGCCGACTTTGTCGCCGCCAAGATTTATCGCTATTTCGTGCGCGACGACATCTCTCCAGAGACGCGCACGAAGCTTGGTGCGGTGCTACGCGACAACAACTATCAGATCGCCCCGCTGCTCAACACCATCTTCCTGTCTCGCGACTTCTACTCGAGTGCCAGTTGCGGCGGCCACATCAAGAGCCCTGTCGAGCTGCTGATCTCGACATATAAGAAGCTCGGACAATCCGCGGTTCCGGGCGTTCCCGACTTCTACGACACGACGACGGCTCTCGGCCAAACGCTGTTCTGGCCACCGACGGTTGCGGGCTGGGCACAAGGGCGCAGCTGGATTACGCCTGGCTTGCTCATCGAGCGGGGAAATTTTGCGCGTGACGTTGTGTTCCCCGATGTCGGCTTCATCCCGCCGGATCGCTATCCCGGCGCCGTCTATCAGATCCTTTCCGTGAGCGAAAAAACCGCTCAAGGCGTCGATATCTCGTCAGCAACTGCGCCCGACGACAAGGACCTGATGTCGATGTCCAACATGAATGCCGATCGCGATGAGGACTTCAACACGCGATATGCCAGCTATCGCGGCTGGCAGGAGGCTCTGGAGCGCGTCAAGCCGCTCCCGCGGGCGACTGCGCAACTCAATCTGACGCGGTTGGTACTCGATTCCAAAACCCCTCTGAAGACGCCCGAGGACGTCGTTGGCTTTTTCGTTGCGCGCATGTTCATCGTGCCACCGTCTGAAAAGGCACAAAAGCGGCTTGCCAAGTTCCTCGAAGGCGAGCTTGGCACCAGCAACATCGCCGACGCCCAAACCTACATGGAGGAGAGCCTGCGCATGTTGATGCACGCCCTTCTCAGCCTGCCCGAATATCAACTTGGATGA
- a CDS encoding DUF1501 domain-containing protein, giving the protein MKTIYTSMTRRNVLRSGAAALALGAAGEGLTFGLTPTLARAAEETKKKGERILVVLELSGANDGLNTLVPFADDAYYKLRPKIGISSDKVLKIDDHYGFNSGMKGFEKLYKDGHLAVIHGCGYAQPSFSHFTSMAYWHTAAPNSGQTLGWVGRLADTMDASGASNYIVNIAESQSLAVNAKMHTPVVFNDPDRFVRKGDAEIRPVFDIIEDPDRAETNAQQYLRQVATSARDASKQVREAWSHYKTPVDYGIIPLGLNKIASLIAADMPTRLYYTSYPHNTFDTHVHQVDAHARYLTYVSDAVQGFMMDLERIGRADDVSVLIFSEFGRRAAENTSLGTDHGTANLMFVVGKNVKGGHYGAPSSLTELMPDGNLQYTTDFRRVYATMIDGWLQHPDSASILRDKFETFPIFA; this is encoded by the coding sequence ATGAAGACGATCTATACCTCGATGACCCGCCGCAACGTTCTGCGTTCCGGTGCTGCTGCGCTCGCCCTTGGTGCTGCCGGTGAGGGTCTTACATTCGGGCTGACGCCGACGCTTGCGCGGGCTGCCGAAGAAACGAAAAAGAAGGGCGAGCGCATCCTCGTTGTGCTGGAACTTTCCGGCGCCAACGACGGCCTCAATACCCTGGTGCCATTTGCGGACGATGCCTACTACAAGCTCCGTCCGAAGATCGGCATCTCATCCGACAAAGTTCTCAAGATTGATGACCACTATGGCTTCAACAGCGGCATGAAGGGCTTTGAAAAACTCTACAAGGATGGTCATCTCGCTGTTATCCATGGATGCGGCTACGCACAGCCGTCCTTCTCACATTTCACCTCCATGGCCTATTGGCACACCGCAGCACCCAACAGCGGCCAGACGCTCGGATGGGTCGGACGGCTGGCCGATACGATGGATGCATCGGGCGCTTCGAACTACATCGTCAACATCGCCGAGTCCCAATCACTGGCCGTGAACGCCAAGATGCATACGCCGGTCGTCTTCAACGATCCCGACCGGTTCGTGCGCAAAGGCGATGCCGAAATCCGTCCTGTGTTCGACATCATCGAGGACCCTGATAGGGCGGAAACCAACGCTCAGCAATATCTTCGCCAAGTCGCCACCAGCGCGCGGGATGCGTCCAAGCAGGTGCGCGAGGCTTGGTCCCATTACAAGACCCCCGTCGATTACGGAATTATTCCGCTCGGACTGAACAAGATTGCGTCACTCATTGCTGCCGACATGCCGACGCGGCTTTACTACACGTCGTATCCTCACAACACGTTCGACACGCACGTCCATCAGGTCGATGCACACGCACGCTATCTCACATACGTCTCCGATGCCGTCCAAGGTTTCATGATGGATCTGGAGCGCATCGGGCGGGCCGACGACGTATCGGTTCTGATCTTCTCCGAATTCGGACGGCGCGCCGCTGAGAACACCTCGCTGGGTACCGATCACGGCACCGCCAACCTGATGTTCGTCGTGGGTAAAAATGTGAAGGGCGGTCACTACGGCGCGCCCTCAAGTCTCACCGAGCTGATGCCCGACGGAAACCTGCAATACACAACGGACTTCCGCCGCGTTTACGCAACGATGATCGATGGCTGGCTACAGCACCCAGACAGCGCATCCATCCTGCGCGATAAATTCGAGACGTTCCCGATCTTTGCCTGA
- the modA gene encoding molybdate ABC transporter substrate-binding protein has translation MDVKKISPSRRAWLAMLALLFLASYFPWQGQVAHAEGPALKIFAAASMKDAFDAAGHAYTEKTGQTLSISYAASSALAKQIEQAAPADVFISADLAWMDYLAERSLLLKGTRRNLAGNALVLIGPAASTLNIDIAPGFDLAGALGDGRLAVGNVASVPAGKYAKAALESLKVWESVADKLAQAENVRSALAYVAQGETPLGIVYKTDAAAEPKVKVIASFPANSHPAIIYPIAVMKQTTAPDAAKAFVAYLGTADAMAILEKHGFVPAP, from the coding sequence ATGGACGTCAAGAAGATTTCACCATCTCGCAGAGCCTGGTTGGCAATGCTTGCGCTACTTTTTTTGGCCTCTTACTTTCCCTGGCAAGGTCAGGTGGCCCATGCAGAGGGCCCCGCGCTCAAGATTTTCGCCGCAGCCAGCATGAAGGACGCATTCGACGCGGCGGGCCACGCTTACACAGAGAAGACAGGTCAGACGCTTTCCATCTCCTACGCGGCATCGTCCGCCCTGGCCAAGCAGATCGAACAGGCCGCGCCGGCGGATGTCTTCATCAGCGCGGACCTTGCCTGGATGGACTATCTGGCAGAGCGGTCATTGCTTCTTAAAGGCACGCGAAGGAATTTGGCGGGCAACGCACTCGTGTTGATCGGTCCCGCAGCAAGCACGCTCAACATCGATATCGCTCCGGGGTTTGATCTTGCTGGCGCGCTCGGTGACGGCCGACTTGCCGTCGGAAACGTTGCAAGTGTCCCTGCGGGCAAGTACGCCAAGGCGGCGCTTGAATCGCTAAAGGTGTGGGAAAGCGTAGCTGACAAACTCGCGCAGGCAGAAAACGTGCGCTCCGCCCTCGCCTATGTCGCCCAAGGTGAAACGCCGCTGGGCATTGTCTACAAGACAGACGCCGCAGCGGAGCCGAAGGTCAAGGTGATCGCCTCCTTCCCTGCGAACTCTCACCCGGCGATCATCTACCCGATCGCAGTCATGAAGCAGACCACCGCGCCCGACGCCGCAAAGGCGTTCGTCGCCTATCTCGGCACGGCAGACGCAATGGCAATTCTCGAAAAGCACGGCTTCGTCCCAGCGCCATAG
- a CDS encoding integrase family protein, which yields MPARIRMTEAKVKTLPPGLHRDDKVRGLFVMVGPQGSSYKIQSSFYGYGKPVSIRMTLGRITDYSLDEARKWADDKLGMIRRGEDPRYETKVEPWTVRQMYDEFLASRAQERRDPVHSANIRTNRDRHLSKWLAMPMSAITHDMVRARHREIGESAPVTANHTFKQFRAAWNHAIEARGEHNIPPNPALGLKWFRPKPIEREEDEQDKALLPSELPGWWQAVQALDNPLRRNLHIMALLTGIRYGHLTGIRREWVHLDEARIWFPKMKRQKPVDLPLSDYLVALVSETEKLSEAMYPGNPYLFPTVAARGSKVYGHKKGAVVPIQDWREDTLATGHRLRHTYISFADKLAIPLTHRMMLVDHAVSGMHGHYANRKIKFPELLSAQSEITRLLLGACGAL from the coding sequence ATGCCTGCCCGCATCCGCATGACCGAGGCCAAGGTGAAAACCCTGCCGCCCGGCCTACATCGCGACGACAAAGTCCGTGGGCTGTTCGTCATGGTCGGCCCCCAGGGCAGCAGCTACAAGATCCAGTCGAGCTTCTACGGGTACGGCAAGCCAGTCAGCATCCGCATGACGTTGGGGCGCATAACGGACTACTCGCTCGATGAAGCCCGCAAGTGGGCCGACGACAAGCTGGGCATGATCCGCAGGGGCGAGGACCCCCGGTACGAGACCAAGGTCGAGCCGTGGACCGTCCGCCAGATGTACGACGAGTTTCTGGCCAGTCGCGCCCAGGAGCGACGCGACCCGGTGCATAGCGCGAACATCCGTACCAACCGCGACCGGCATCTCTCCAAGTGGCTTGCGATGCCCATGTCGGCCATCACCCACGACATGGTGCGCGCTCGGCATCGCGAGATCGGCGAGAGTGCACCAGTCACAGCCAACCATACCTTCAAGCAGTTTCGTGCCGCCTGGAACCACGCGATCGAAGCGCGAGGCGAACACAACATCCCGCCCAACCCGGCGCTAGGCCTAAAGTGGTTCCGCCCGAAGCCAATCGAGCGAGAGGAAGACGAGCAGGACAAAGCGCTCCTACCTTCAGAACTGCCCGGCTGGTGGCAGGCCGTGCAGGCGCTCGACAACCCGCTTCGGCGCAACCTGCATATCATGGCCCTGCTCACCGGCATCCGATACGGGCACCTCACGGGCATCCGTCGCGAATGGGTGCACTTGGACGAGGCGCGCATCTGGTTCCCAAAGATGAAGCGCCAGAAGCCCGTGGACCTACCACTGAGCGACTATCTCGTGGCGCTCGTCTCCGAGACTGAAAAGCTCAGCGAGGCCATGTACCCTGGCAATCCCTACCTGTTCCCGACGGTCGCAGCGCGCGGCAGCAAGGTGTATGGGCACAAGAAGGGCGCGGTCGTGCCGATACAGGATTGGCGAGAGGACACGCTCGCCACCGGCCATCGGCTTCGGCACACCTACATCAGCTTTGCCGACAAATTGGCGATACCGTTAACGCACCGCATGATGCTCGTGGACCACGCCGTTTCCGGCATGCACGGCCACTACGCAAATCGAAAGATTAAGTTTCCCGAGTTGCTCTCGGCGCAAAGTGAAATAACTCGTTTGCTGCTCGGGGCCTGCGGGGCCTTGTGA
- a CDS encoding helix-turn-helix domain-containing protein — protein sequence MDAKPSEPSRLLSPNEVSALTGLSYKQLEAMRRRGEGPKHFKLCNRVKYPLVALEAWVRENGGEL from the coding sequence ATGGACGCGAAACCGTCCGAGCCGTCGCGGCTGCTTTCTCCCAACGAGGTCTCTGCGCTTACCGGCCTGAGCTACAAACAGCTCGAAGCCATGCGTCGGCGTGGCGAAGGTCCGAAGCACTTTAAGCTCTGCAATCGGGTCAAGTATCCGCTTGTCGCGCTTGAGGCTTGGGTACGCGAAAACGGGGGCGAGCTATGA
- a CDS encoding phage/plasmid primase, P4 family, translating into MSNTEQTWPPLAERIERLSEWMQRMRPGPWQLAAINPAKKGAPRCAIIDANDKVALAAFISQYDGRFNIYFSVNSVRSDLTKKAERTDIVQVDFLHVDIDPEADAAAMPLKLQRERILTSLVERLPKGIPAPTTVVFSGGGYQAFWKLAAPLPIDCNLEAAETAKLYNVELERRFAADTCHNVDRLMRLPYTINVPDEKKLAKGRTTELAVVAEADWSRVYDISVFARGRADLVPTAKKGKKERQKIELPPDLPKVAAIDELDRWRVPARVKAIVVQGHFRDEEGPKETDDSRSAWMFDAVCNLVRRKVPPDIIASLLLDPKWGVSAHVLEQGGAAYRYAKRQLERAVEAVGEEGGGLLRMFAEMVLDSFATRVIRFMGVYYEFRDGRYVEVEKEAMRKAVVEVCGGDTDTSAITNVLEHVNALTLVPSTDGVAPPMFIDGRNADVRDYIVCRNGIVEVATGRLLPHDDNLFVLSALPIDYDPNAGEPLVYKRFIETVIPADARETAEYILADLLNPNPKMHYIYNFIGGGGSGKSTMGALQQMLVGEPNVAYLQTHELAQQHGQEGLIGKPLIQFHEMVIPSRGNDAVIALGRLKAMSGNDPVAIQRKYKSAWNGRLNARMVNISNKVPKWPDNSTAIQRRMRFISMPFSFYEGTASVPEDRDMADKLRAELPAILKHLIAKRRTMPAHIESPPSARSLVEGSKAAIHLFVEEECVLDREAQVGKREVFDRFSQWCDYNCPSERMDFTQFNAALREARTTIREKHARQNGDRTRVWVGLRLTPKDDVPF; encoded by the coding sequence ATGAGTAACACAGAGCAGACCTGGCCACCACTGGCCGAGCGCATCGAGCGCCTCTCGGAATGGATGCAGCGTATGCGCCCCGGACCGTGGCAGCTCGCTGCAATAAACCCGGCGAAGAAGGGTGCACCGAGGTGCGCGATTATCGATGCAAATGACAAGGTCGCACTCGCGGCCTTCATCAGTCAATACGATGGTCGCTTTAACATCTATTTCAGCGTCAATTCCGTTCGATCTGACCTGACCAAGAAGGCCGAGCGCACCGACATCGTGCAAGTCGACTTTCTGCATGTCGACATCGACCCCGAGGCTGACGCCGCTGCAATGCCGCTGAAGTTGCAGCGCGAGCGCATTCTGACCAGCCTCGTCGAGCGATTGCCCAAGGGGATACCGGCGCCGACAACTGTCGTCTTCTCGGGCGGCGGCTACCAAGCCTTCTGGAAGCTGGCTGCGCCGCTGCCGATCGACTGCAATCTGGAGGCGGCCGAGACCGCCAAGCTCTACAACGTCGAGCTGGAGCGCCGCTTTGCCGCCGACACCTGTCATAACGTCGATCGGCTTATGCGGCTGCCTTACACGATTAATGTGCCCGACGAGAAGAAGCTGGCGAAGGGTCGCACCACCGAGCTTGCGGTCGTTGCCGAAGCCGACTGGTCGCGCGTCTACGACATTTCCGTCTTCGCTCGTGGCCGGGCCGATCTTGTCCCGACAGCCAAGAAGGGGAAGAAAGAGCGGCAGAAAATAGAACTTCCGCCAGACCTGCCAAAGGTTGCTGCCATCGACGAGCTGGATCGCTGGCGCGTTCCCGCCCGCGTAAAGGCCATCGTGGTGCAGGGCCACTTCCGCGACGAGGAGGGTCCGAAGGAAACAGACGACTCGCGCTCGGCCTGGATGTTCGACGCGGTATGCAATCTCGTCCGCCGGAAGGTGCCGCCCGACATTATCGCATCGCTTTTGCTGGACCCAAAGTGGGGCGTGAGCGCCCATGTGCTGGAGCAAGGGGGTGCTGCCTACCGCTACGCGAAACGCCAGCTAGAGCGCGCGGTAGAGGCCGTTGGCGAGGAAGGCGGCGGCTTGCTTCGGATGTTCGCCGAAATGGTGCTGGACTCGTTCGCAACGCGCGTCATCCGCTTTATGGGCGTCTACTACGAGTTTCGCGACGGCCGCTACGTCGAAGTTGAGAAGGAGGCGATGCGCAAAGCCGTGGTCGAAGTCTGTGGCGGCGACACCGACACGAGCGCCATTACGAACGTTTTGGAGCACGTGAACGCCCTGACCCTGGTCCCATCGACCGACGGCGTCGCACCGCCGATGTTTATCGACGGCCGAAATGCGGACGTGCGCGACTACATCGTCTGCCGCAACGGCATCGTCGAGGTTGCCACCGGCAGGTTGCTCCCCCACGACGACAACCTGTTCGTCCTATCGGCGCTGCCGATCGACTACGATCCGAATGCCGGCGAGCCGCTTGTCTACAAGCGCTTCATCGAGACGGTAATCCCCGCAGATGCTCGCGAGACGGCGGAATACATCCTGGCCGATCTGCTGAACCCCAACCCGAAGATGCACTACATCTACAATTTTATCGGCGGCGGCGGCTCCGGTAAATCAACCATGGGTGCCTTGCAACAGATGCTCGTTGGCGAGCCCAACGTGGCCTATCTGCAGACGCACGAGCTTGCCCAGCAGCACGGGCAGGAGGGACTTATCGGCAAGCCCCTCATACAGTTCCACGAGATGGTGATCCCTTCGCGCGGCAACGATGCCGTGATCGCGCTCGGGCGCCTGAAGGCCATGAGTGGCAACGACCCGGTGGCCATTCAGCGGAAGTACAAGTCTGCCTGGAATGGTCGCCTGAACGCGCGGATGGTGAACATAAGCAACAAGGTGCCGAAGTGGCCCGATAACAGCACGGCCATCCAGAGGCGCATGCGGTTCATAAGCATGCCGTTTAGCTTCTACGAGGGCACCGCCAGCGTGCCCGAGGACCGCGATATGGCCGACAAGCTCCGCGCCGAGCTGCCGGCGATCCTGAAGCACCTGATCGCGAAGCGGCGCACCATGCCTGCACACATCGAGAGCCCGCCATCGGCGCGGTCTCTTGTCGAAGGCAGTAAGGCGGCCATCCATCTCTTCGTCGAAGAGGAATGCGTCCTCGATAGGGAAGCCCAAGTCGGAAAGCGAGAGGTGTTCGACCGCTTCTCCCAATGGTGCGACTATAACTGCCCGTCGGAGCGGATGGACTTTACGCAATTCAATGCCGCGCTCCGCGAGGCGCGCACGACGATCCGAGAGAAGCATGCGCGGCAAAATGGCGACCGGACGCGCGTTTGGGTTGGGCTCCGGCTGACGCCGAAGGACGATGTCCCGTTCTAG
- a CDS encoding phage terminase large subunit, whose protein sequence is MTNLPTSPSPFQARVLAYRRHCNIFNGGGRGSGKSVSLCFDVLDHCKELGPAASVLVLRESHAGLQELMFKLYQLAVLIFGTGVGMNKAAGTLQLPSGALVTFSNVGDADSYAKIQGRTFTMLAADELGNYPMQAIHFVSLIRSNLRPPKGIRPHIHVTANPFGRAHTFCLKQYVNRGAPWEPYRENGDGDWWVNCHSNLEDNPHIDQEQYRRQLQAATTNNPALNQAWEFGDWAAKGGGLMFDMFEPTIHVRKPPRARMRYIVGGDFGTASPSTAILLGELRDHASHFVPGDIFAIDMIDTCLTRDDYATGDGSPPPFIAAMIRDMLTRNSASLNTEVIFDDMRGTFSETVVGIFRDHGLNAYKPTNKDRTGTWALMRTRLQAAANGDGRGLWISPKCGHLIDTIGIAPRDDLRPEDISRHFREDHAIDGCGYGLRELASGPRVSQGRVIGMW, encoded by the coding sequence ATGACGAACCTGCCGACTAGCCCGTCCCCATTCCAGGCGCGCGTGCTGGCGTACCGCCGCCACTGCAACATCTTCAACGGCGGTGGGCGTGGCAGCGGCAAGAGCGTGAGCCTTTGCTTCGACGTGCTCGACCACTGCAAGGAGCTTGGCCCGGCAGCCAGTGTACTCGTACTCCGCGAGAGCCACGCCGGACTGCAAGAACTGATGTTCAAGCTGTACCAGCTCGCAGTGCTTATCTTCGGCACCGGCGTCGGCATGAACAAGGCAGCGGGAACCCTGCAACTTCCCAGCGGTGCCCTCGTAACCTTCTCTAACGTGGGCGATGCCGACAGCTACGCAAAAATCCAGGGCCGCACGTTCACGATGCTCGCCGCCGACGAGCTGGGCAATTACCCGATGCAGGCGATCCACTTCGTATCGCTTATCCGTTCCAATTTGCGCCCGCCCAAGGGCATTCGACCGCACATCCATGTGACGGCCAACCCGTTCGGCCGCGCGCACACGTTCTGCCTGAAGCAGTACGTTAATCGAGGCGCGCCTTGGGAGCCGTACCGTGAAAACGGCGATGGCGATTGGTGGGTCAACTGCCACTCGAACCTGGAGGACAATCCCCACATCGACCAAGAGCAGTACCGGCGCCAGTTGCAAGCCGCAACCACCAACAATCCCGCTCTTAACCAGGCCTGGGAGTTTGGCGATTGGGCCGCGAAGGGCGGCGGGCTTATGTTCGATATGTTCGAGCCCACCATCCATGTCCGCAAGCCACCTCGGGCGCGCATGCGCTACATAGTCGGGGGCGATTTCGGCACCGCCAGTCCCAGCACCGCGATCTTGCTGGGCGAGCTCCGCGACCATGCGAGCCACTTTGTGCCGGGCGACATTTTCGCCATCGACATGATCGACACGTGCCTCACGAGAGACGATTACGCCACGGGCGACGGCAGTCCACCTCCGTTTATCGCCGCGATGATCCGCGACATGCTTACGCGCAATAGTGCGAGCCTCAACACTGAGGTGATTTTCGACGACATGCGCGGCACGTTCTCCGAAACGGTCGTTGGCATTTTCCGCGACCACGGACTGAACGCCTACAAGCCGACGAACAAGGATCGCACGGGCACCTGGGCGCTTATGCGCACGCGCTTGCAGGCCGCCGCGAACGGCGACGGCAGAGGCCTATGGATCAGCCCGAAGTGCGGCCACCTGATCGACACGATTGGAATCGCACCGCGCGACGATCTTCGACCCGAAGATATTTCGCGGCACTTCCGCGAAGACCATGCCATCGACGGTTGCGGTTACGGTCTCCGCGAATTGGCAAGTGGCCCCCGCGTATCGCAGGGCCGCGTAATTGGGATGTGGTGA